A genomic region of Catalinimonas niigatensis contains the following coding sequences:
- a CDS encoding IS110 family RNA-guided transposase produces MEQGSISMEVVNPQAAGIDIGSRSHWVAVGQSEQDVREFGVYNEDLFAMAEWLRENQVKTIAMESTGTYWQNLYAILISRGFHVILCNGKFTKNIKGKKTDIKDCHGVARRWIQKLHSLGLLTSSFLPDGQTEELRTYCRHRANLLHSAASTSKKMQKYLRLLNLRLDVVVKDICGLTGLLIIRSICAGETDPQKLASLRHGNCRKSEEEIARALQSNGRQDYLFALQQELEMYDHLQLKIEECDKMIAAKLDEIIGSDDKKREHHIEPKPHKRINKNTPKDIDLNLKSYQMFEGTDLLAIEGMSFSTVLSLISEVGLEGIKKFPTAKHFASWLRLAPNNKVSGGKVLSSKVPKGSNRLKIALRNAANAIGNLKDSTPLRDFFQRINFRKGRVSAISATARKLAVIIWNMVVKGVPYVNPEGYLYLDQKRKLGLVKRIRKQIDKFGLTNEELGLVID; encoded by the coding sequence ATGGAACAGGGATCAATCTCAATGGAAGTCGTCAATCCGCAGGCTGCGGGTATTGACATCGGTAGCCGCTCCCACTGGGTGGCCGTTGGTCAATCCGAACAGGATGTTCGGGAATTTGGAGTCTATAATGAAGACCTTTTCGCTATGGCAGAGTGGTTAAGAGAAAATCAGGTTAAGACAATTGCCATGGAAAGCACAGGCACATATTGGCAGAATCTGTATGCGATTTTGATTTCAAGAGGTTTCCACGTGATTCTCTGCAACGGGAAGTTTACTAAGAATATCAAAGGAAAAAAGACAGATATCAAAGACTGTCACGGGGTCGCCCGGCGATGGATTCAAAAATTGCACAGTTTAGGGTTACTTACCAGTAGTTTTTTACCCGATGGTCAGACTGAGGAACTCAGAACCTATTGTCGCCATCGTGCCAACTTGCTTCACTCAGCAGCTTCTACCTCTAAGAAAATGCAGAAGTACTTGAGGTTGCTCAATCTCAGGCTTGATGTGGTAGTCAAAGATATTTGCGGCCTTACAGGTCTGCTCATTATTCGCTCAATCTGTGCGGGAGAAACAGATCCCCAAAAGCTTGCTTCACTACGCCATGGTAACTGTCGTAAAAGCGAAGAAGAGATCGCCAGAGCTTTGCAGTCCAATGGTAGGCAGGATTATCTTTTTGCTCTTCAGCAGGAACTAGAGATGTATGACCATCTTCAGCTCAAGATTGAGGAATGTGATAAAATGATAGCAGCAAAGTTAGATGAGATTATAGGCAGTGATGACAAAAAAAGAGAGCATCATATTGAACCCAAACCTCATAAAAGAATAAACAAGAATACCCCAAAAGACATTGATCTGAATTTAAAATCCTACCAGATGTTTGAAGGTACAGATTTACTGGCCATTGAAGGCATGAGCTTTTCTACTGTACTGTCCCTGATAAGTGAAGTAGGATTGGAAGGAATCAAAAAGTTTCCTACAGCTAAACATTTCGCTAGTTGGTTGAGGTTGGCCCCGAACAATAAAGTAAGTGGAGGCAAGGTGCTTTCAAGCAAAGTCCCCAAAGGTAGTAACAGATTAAAAATAGCTTTAAGGAATGCAGCCAATGCCATAGGTAACCTCAAGGATTCTACACCATTGAGAGACTTTTTTCAGAGAATCAATTTTAGAAAAGGGAGGGTATCTGCCATCAGTGCTACAGCCAGGAAACTGGCCGTGATTATCTGGAATATGGTAGTGAAGGGAGTGCCTTATGTTAATCCAGAGGGTTACCTTTATCTGGATCAGAAAAGGAAGCTGGGCTTGGTCAAGAGAATTAGAAAACAAATTGATAAATTCGGTTTGACTAATGAAGAATTAGGATTGGTAATTGATTGA
- a CDS encoding efflux transporter outer membrane subunit, with product MKRQNRIFQLLSLILLISGIYSCNLAPVFQKPDHSLYDSFKYKTFVDSLSSVPLDTAWWKYFQDPTLDNIIKQVSVNNNNLQAAIHSFEQASSITRVDRSFLLPEVQMEINTARTVVSENAVQRFQSNKFNNYSLLGLASYQIDLWGQLRNNYKASVIESEISLLEYYNLLSVLRAQAASEYINIRQLDAQIALYDSTILLRERSLQIARLNYEAGASDALDPARAETQLRTAQSQRWTFINRRARLENSLAALMGKEPSDYAIPENPLDSLPPVIPAKIPSEVLTRRPDVWIALKSMEAENARIGAARANLYPSISLSAQVGYQGRSFENILTPQSFAWTIGGGLLQPVFNYGRNQALIDAAYARYEQVADLYKQSVLSAFEEVENELANIYYLNNQYRRQQQTVAAATRTLDLARQRYEAGLVSYLEVVDAERTALLNQVDAVGVIGQLYQSMINLSLASGGNWDIGPQFYTPETLME from the coding sequence TTGAAGCGTCAAAACAGAATCTTTCAGCTTTTATCCCTGATTTTACTGATCAGTGGAATTTACTCCTGTAACCTTGCTCCGGTTTTTCAAAAGCCAGACCACTCTCTGTATGATAGTTTTAAATACAAGACTTTTGTAGATTCTCTGTCTTCCGTACCGCTGGATACCGCCTGGTGGAAATACTTTCAGGACCCAACTTTGGATAACATCATCAAACAGGTATCGGTCAATAACAACAACCTGCAGGCCGCCATCCACAGTTTTGAGCAGGCCAGTTCCATCACCCGGGTGGACCGTTCTTTTCTTTTACCTGAGGTTCAGATGGAAATTAATACTGCCAGAACAGTGGTTTCAGAAAATGCAGTGCAAAGGTTCCAGTCCAATAAGTTCAACAATTACTCGCTTCTGGGCCTGGCAAGCTATCAAATAGATTTGTGGGGACAATTGAGAAATAATTACAAAGCCTCAGTCATTGAGTCGGAGATCAGTTTGCTGGAATATTATAACCTGCTTTCTGTGCTAAGAGCACAGGCCGCTTCGGAGTACATCAACATCCGCCAGCTGGATGCCCAGATTGCCCTGTACGACTCTACGATCCTCCTCAGAGAGCGCTCTCTTCAGATTGCCAGACTCAACTATGAAGCCGGTGCATCTGATGCTTTGGACCCCGCCAGGGCTGAAACCCAGTTGCGCACTGCCCAGTCCCAGCGATGGACCTTTATCAACCGGCGTGCCCGACTGGAAAACTCCCTGGCTGCCTTGATGGGTAAAGAGCCCTCTGATTATGCTATTCCTGAAAACCCTCTTGATTCTTTACCTCCGGTCATCCCTGCTAAAATTCCTTCGGAAGTTTTAACCAGACGGCCAGATGTATGGATTGCGCTCAAATCTATGGAGGCAGAAAATGCCCGGATCGGAGCTGCAAGAGCCAATTTGTATCCCAGCATTAGCCTGTCTGCCCAGGTAGGTTATCAGGGAAGATCTTTTGAGAACATTCTTACACCCCAAAGTTTTGCCTGGACCATTGGAGGAGGGCTACTTCAACCGGTGTTCAATTATGGAAGAAATCAGGCGCTGATAGACGCAGCCTATGCACGCTATGAGCAGGTAGCGGATTTATACAAACAATCTGTGCTGTCTGCTTTTGAAGAAGTAGAAAATGAACTGGCCAACATCTATTATCTAAACAATCAATACCGGAGACAACAACAAACTGTAGCAGCAGCGACAAGAACGCTGGATCTGGCCAGGCAACGCTATGAAGCCGGTTTAGTCTCCTACCTCGAGGTAGTGGATGCAGAACGAACGGCTTTGCTCAATCAGGTAGATGCGGTGGGGGTAATCGGGCAACTTTACCAGAGTATGATCAATTTGAGCCTGGCTTCAGGCGGGAATTGGGATATCGGCCCGCAATTTTACACCCCTGAAACGCTTATGGAATAA
- a CDS encoding efflux RND transporter permease subunit: MKLSDISVKRPVFAAVLSLLILAFGLVCYTRLVVREYPDIEPPIVSVETNYLGASAAVVETRITQLIEQRVSEVEAIKLINSSSVDGRSEVTIEFDLSRDIDAAANDVREAVSNLLDNLPEEADPPEINKVDAGSDAVLYLNLTSTEMGMLELTDYADRYLVDRFSVLPGVARVRISGGSRYAMRIWINREALAARQLTVTDVEDALRSENVELPAGSLESVDRQFTVRLNREFQKVEDFNKLIIKRDANGHHILLEEVAKVRLGPEEHRMSYTGNGIKRIGLGIIKQSKSNTLDIAGAVKEEVEKIKPTLPDHMSISNSYDRSLFIAEAITEVYKTLGIAIILVVFVIYVFLGDIRATIIPAVTVPVSLVGTCIVLLMFGYSLNLLTLLALVLAIGLVVDDAIVVLENIYSRLETGANPLVAAYQGAREVGFAVIATSLVLLAVFIPITFLAGDIGKLFTEFAIAMAAAVFFSTLVALSLSPMLCSKMLKYRKDRGNFLTRGIDRSVQYLQRIYRRTLERFITQPIISVVIIILFMAGSVGLFLIVPQEFTPQEDRGVFFIGGLAPEGSTYSYTKSYMDEIEKRLMYLHDETGEAGTILVRTPQSFGSTVQSFNDGRAIIVLSDFSERRSAWEIMDEVREKLSDLTGLQISIIMRQGLSTGSGKPVQYVLSGDTYEEIAAWRDELLDEIKGYPGLTDIDYDYKETKPQLKVNIDKPRAAELGVSIINIGRTLETLLGSRLVTTFIQGGEEYDVIVESDFDQKRMLYDLKNIFVRSSRSGELIPLSNLVTLDEFADSGSLNRYNRMRAITIEANLANGYTLGQALDYLDAVVAENLPEEVNIGYKGESLDYKDSGESVIFIFLLALIVVYLVLAAQFESFVHPFVLILTVPFALLGALLGLWLFGQSVNIYSQIGMIMLVGLATKNGILIVEFINQLRDRGQDFESAIIDASVMRLRPILMTGLTTIMGSLPLIISFGAGSETRLVIGIAVSFGVLVSSIFTIYTVPAMYKLIAKGTSSPNAVANELEKSLNEEKLNPA, translated from the coding sequence ATGAAACTATCTGATATTTCTGTCAAAAGACCTGTCTTTGCCGCTGTTCTGAGCTTACTGATTCTGGCTTTTGGATTGGTATGTTACACCCGCCTGGTGGTGAGAGAATATCCCGACATAGAGCCTCCCATTGTTTCTGTAGAAACCAACTACCTGGGCGCTTCGGCAGCAGTGGTGGAGACCCGCATTACCCAACTGATAGAACAGAGAGTCAGTGAAGTAGAAGCCATCAAACTGATCAACTCCAGCAGTGTGGATGGTCGTTCTGAAGTGACCATTGAGTTTGACCTGAGCCGGGATATTGATGCAGCCGCCAACGACGTCAGAGAGGCAGTCTCCAACCTGCTGGATAACTTACCTGAAGAGGCTGATCCACCGGAAATCAACAAGGTAGATGCTGGTTCTGATGCTGTCTTGTACTTAAACCTTACCAGCACGGAAATGGGCATGCTGGAGCTTACGGACTATGCCGACCGCTATCTGGTAGACCGTTTTTCAGTACTGCCAGGTGTTGCCCGAGTCCGGATTTCGGGAGGCTCGCGCTATGCGATGAGGATATGGATTAATCGGGAGGCTCTGGCAGCACGTCAACTCACTGTTACCGATGTGGAGGATGCCCTCAGAAGTGAAAATGTAGAGCTTCCGGCTGGTTCGCTGGAATCTGTAGACCGGCAGTTTACGGTTCGCCTCAACCGGGAATTTCAGAAAGTAGAAGATTTCAATAAGCTCATCATCAAAAGAGATGCGAACGGCCACCACATTCTTCTGGAAGAGGTTGCCAAGGTACGCCTAGGCCCAGAAGAACACAGAATGAGCTATACCGGCAATGGCATCAAAAGAATCGGCTTAGGCATCATCAAACAATCCAAATCCAATACGCTGGATATTGCTGGGGCAGTAAAAGAAGAAGTGGAGAAAATCAAACCTACTCTGCCTGATCATATGTCTATCAGCAACAGCTATGACCGTTCCTTATTTATCGCAGAAGCCATAACTGAAGTATATAAAACCCTGGGTATCGCTATCATTCTGGTTGTTTTTGTGATTTACGTCTTTTTAGGTGACATCAGGGCGACCATCATTCCTGCAGTTACCGTACCGGTTTCGCTGGTGGGTACCTGCATTGTATTGCTCATGTTCGGCTATTCTCTGAATTTGCTCACTTTGCTAGCCCTTGTGCTTGCCATTGGTCTTGTGGTGGATGATGCTATCGTGGTACTGGAAAACATCTATTCAAGGCTTGAAACAGGTGCAAACCCATTGGTAGCTGCCTATCAGGGTGCCAGAGAAGTTGGGTTTGCGGTCATCGCCACTTCATTGGTGCTGCTGGCCGTGTTCATTCCCATTACCTTTTTAGCCGGGGATATAGGCAAGCTGTTTACTGAGTTTGCCATTGCGATGGCTGCCGCTGTATTTTTCTCTACCCTGGTGGCGCTTTCCCTGTCTCCTATGCTGTGTTCCAAAATGCTGAAGTACCGCAAGGACAGGGGTAATTTCCTTACCAGAGGAATTGACCGCTCTGTGCAGTATTTACAAAGGATTTACCGCCGCACCCTGGAGCGCTTCATTACCCAACCCATCATCAGCGTTGTCATAATCATCCTTTTTATGGCAGGTTCTGTGGGGCTTTTTCTCATTGTGCCTCAGGAGTTTACCCCTCAGGAGGACCGGGGTGTGTTTTTTATCGGTGGGCTGGCACCGGAAGGGTCTACCTACTCTTATACTAAATCCTATATGGATGAGATTGAAAAGAGGCTCATGTATCTTCACGATGAGACCGGAGAAGCAGGAACCATCCTGGTCAGAACACCACAGAGTTTCGGGAGTACGGTGCAGTCGTTTAACGATGGGCGTGCCATTATCGTCTTGTCCGATTTTTCTGAAAGAAGGTCTGCCTGGGAAATTATGGATGAGGTGCGTGAAAAACTTTCAGACCTTACAGGTCTTCAAATTTCCATTATCATGCGCCAGGGCTTAAGCACCGGATCAGGAAAACCGGTGCAGTATGTGCTCAGCGGAGATACCTACGAGGAAATTGCCGCATGGAGAGATGAGTTACTGGATGAAATCAAAGGCTATCCTGGCTTAACCGATATTGATTACGATTACAAGGAAACCAAGCCCCAGTTAAAGGTCAATATTGATAAGCCCAGGGCAGCAGAATTGGGCGTGTCTATCATAAACATAGGACGCACGCTGGAAACCCTACTGGGTTCAAGACTGGTCACTACTTTTATACAAGGTGGAGAGGAATATGATGTGATTGTAGAGTCGGATTTTGATCAGAAAAGAATGCTCTATGACCTCAAAAATATCTTTGTCCGTTCTTCTCGTTCGGGTGAGTTGATTCCTTTATCCAACCTAGTTACGCTGGATGAGTTTGCCGATTCCGGTAGTTTGAACCGCTACAACCGGATGCGTGCCATTACCATAGAAGCCAATCTTGCCAATGGGTATACATTGGGGCAGGCTTTGGATTACCTGGATGCAGTGGTTGCTGAAAATCTTCCGGAAGAAGTTAACATTGGCTACAAAGGGGAGTCGTTAGATTACAAAGATTCAGGAGAGTCGGTAATTTTTATTTTCCTGCTGGCCCTCATCGTTGTCTACCTGGTACTGGCTGCACAATTTGAAAGTTTTGTTCATCCGTTCGTTCTAATCCTCACGGTTCCTTTTGCGCTGCTCGGCGCTTTATTAGGCTTATGGCTCTTCGGGCAATCTGTGAATATCTATAGCCAGATCGGGATGATTATGCTGGTAGGCCTTGCCACCAAAAACGGAATTTTAATTGTAGAATTCATCAACCAATTACGCGACCGCGGACAGGATTTTGAAAGCGCCATCATTGACGCTTCTGTCATGCGCCTTCGCCCTATTCTGATGACGGGGCTTACCACCATCATGGGCTCACTTCCGCTTATCATCTCATTTGGGGCAGGCAGCGAAACCCGTCTTGTCATTGGTATCGCTGTTTCTTTTGGTGTACTGGTATCTTCCATCTTTACCATTTATACGGTACCGGCCATGTATAAGCTAATAGCCAAAGGCACCAGCAGCCCGAATGCCGTAGCGAATGAGCTGGAAAAATCATTGAATGAAGAAAAATTAAATCCTGCCTGA
- a CDS encoding efflux RND transporter periplasmic adaptor subunit, producing MKKWLFIGGSIIVIVIVMLQFYPSLIEKQKADLDKANEKTILPIKIAEVTETEFADFVEAVGSTFAYESAEITSNVTEVVEKINFRDGQHVKKGDVIVVLRYAEENAQLSGARANLKEQEREIERLTGLVKNGAAAVSALDARNTQKQVAEQQILQFQAQVSDRIIRAPFDGILGLRNISVGSLVSPQNVITTIDDLSTMRVDFTVPEIYLGQVSSNLPIHAVSQAYPDQIFEGKVTEIDTRVDPSSRAIRVRAEIPNERQLLKPGMLLYVELALEKGTSPSIPERSVLQTGEKKFAFKVSKDFVQRTEITLGRRKPGYVEVVSGLALGDSVATSGLQDLDDGTSVEINGVYEPSTQSIENIELSE from the coding sequence ATGAAAAAATGGTTGTTTATCGGAGGAAGTATTATTGTGATTGTCATTGTAATGCTACAGTTTTATCCATCTCTTATCGAAAAGCAAAAGGCAGATTTGGATAAGGCAAATGAGAAAACGATTCTTCCGATAAAAATTGCTGAAGTCACCGAAACGGAGTTTGCCGATTTTGTTGAAGCAGTAGGCTCCACCTTTGCCTATGAGTCTGCTGAAATCACTTCCAACGTCACCGAAGTGGTAGAAAAAATTAATTTCAGAGACGGGCAGCATGTCAAAAAGGGAGATGTCATTGTGGTACTTAGGTATGCCGAAGAGAATGCCCAACTTAGCGGAGCCAGGGCCAATCTTAAAGAACAGGAAAGAGAAATAGAAAGACTAACCGGCCTGGTGAAAAACGGGGCCGCTGCCGTTTCTGCTTTGGATGCCCGAAATACCCAGAAGCAGGTAGCCGAACAGCAAATTCTTCAGTTTCAGGCACAGGTCTCAGACAGAATCATCAGAGCTCCCTTTGATGGTATATTAGGTTTACGAAACATCAGCGTAGGTTCTCTGGTCTCTCCGCAGAATGTGATCACCACTATTGATGATCTGAGCACCATGAGGGTGGACTTTACCGTTCCGGAAATTTACCTCGGGCAGGTGAGCTCAAACCTTCCGATTCATGCCGTATCCCAGGCTTATCCGGATCAGATTTTTGAAGGAAAAGTAACAGAAATTGACACAAGGGTAGATCCCAGTTCACGTGCCATCAGGGTAAGGGCAGAAATTCCCAATGAAAGACAACTCCTCAAACCAGGCATGCTCCTCTATGTGGAACTGGCTTTGGAAAAAGGAACTTCCCCTTCTATTCCCGAAAGATCAGTCTTACAGACAGGCGAAAAAAAGTTTGCTTTTAAAGTCAGTAAAGATTTTGTGCAGAGAACTGAAATTACCCTGGGCAGAAGAAAACCCGGCTATGTAGAAGTGGTTTCAGGACTGGCGCTGGGCGACTCGGTGGCCACTTCCGGCCTTCAGGATCTGGATGACGGCACCAGCGTGGAAATCAATGGGGTATACGAGCCATCTACCCAATCTATAGAAAACATTGAACTTTCAGAGTAA
- a CDS encoding recombinase family protein, producing the protein MPRNIAYLRVSNLDQDLEKNKAYILHLANEKNLGKVEFMQEKVSGKVSWRQRKIAQVLEDMKKGDVILLSEFSRLAQSMLECMKIISITMKKGISIYTVKGNWMILFRVKSWR; encoded by the coding sequence ATGCCCCGCAACATCGCTTACTTGAGAGTCTCCAACTTGGACCAGGACTTGGAAAAAAACAAAGCATACATTCTTCATCTGGCCAATGAAAAGAACTTAGGAAAAGTAGAGTTCATGCAGGAGAAGGTTTCCGGAAAAGTCTCCTGGAGACAGCGAAAGATTGCCCAGGTCCTGGAGGATATGAAGAAGGGAGATGTCATTCTGCTCAGTGAGTTTTCCAGGTTAGCACAGAGCATGCTGGAATGTATGAAGATCATCTCCATTACCATGAAGAAAGGAATCAGTATCTATACCGTCAAGGGCAACTGGATGATTCTATTCAGAGTAAAGTCATGGCGATGA
- a CDS encoding EthD family reductase: MIRLTVLYPNTEGAWFNMDYYLQKHVALVKERIASFEPVRVDVEEGMTGAVPNTPSPFCLIFSMTFESLEDLQTVMTMYGKELVADIANFTNIQVIMQTSRVIEPLLEVKRR; encoded by the coding sequence ATGATCCGATTAACCGTTCTTTATCCCAATACTGAAGGTGCATGGTTTAATATGGACTATTATCTGCAAAAGCATGTAGCACTAGTAAAAGAGCGAATAGCTTCTTTTGAACCTGTTCGTGTGGATGTAGAAGAAGGTATGACTGGGGCAGTACCAAATACACCTTCTCCCTTCTGTTTGATTTTCAGTATGACCTTTGAATCCCTGGAAGATTTGCAAACTGTAATGACTATGTACGGGAAAGAATTAGTGGCTGACATCGCTAATTTTACAAACATACAGGTGATAATGCAGACCAGCCGTGTAATTGAACCGCTTCTGGAAGTTAAACGACGCTAG
- a CDS encoding erythromycin esterase family protein has translation MKRKIKKILCLGLNSLVLSLTSFGQEAAQSDEALSWIQQNAIPIRHVQAGNDFSDLQPLKQILKDVKVVGLGEATHGTREFFQVKHRLLEFLVKEMDFNAFALEASYAACQPINDYVLYGIGDLATVLTGQGYVVWDTEEMAEMIGWLREYNQSVTEEKKVKFYGLDLSNNEIGRKEILSYLHKVAPERVAATDSLFRVLAREEAKWPMQIDAETEKILLHMLPHLQDLIYFLTENKDKLVSNSTPAAFDQVLQYTRVMKQWFMANTPAMLPPFVDKSMIRSISMAENLMYLLDREGSEAKFVVWEHNSHLARDTWNVSNFQDARNGSNLLGYQLRRKYRDGYYAFSIEFNQGSFQTRSLLPDNMLGDLKEVTVPPAPEGSLPWYLSSTNVGNLILNLRAPVDNPVVEQWLHSPHKVYLASWANNGESQEDYIKELEVKRFYDGILFIDRTTATRPTANALKTAARREGL, from the coding sequence ATGAAAAGAAAGATTAAAAAAATTCTTTGTTTGGGGCTGAATAGTCTTGTTCTGTCTTTAACCAGCTTCGGACAGGAAGCAGCCCAATCAGATGAAGCTCTCTCCTGGATTCAGCAAAACGCAATTCCCATCCGTCATGTGCAGGCGGGTAATGACTTTTCAGATCTACAACCTTTAAAGCAGATACTAAAAGATGTGAAAGTAGTAGGGCTGGGAGAAGCCACCCATGGAACCAGAGAATTTTTTCAAGTAAAACATCGCTTGTTGGAATTTCTGGTCAAGGAGATGGATTTTAATGCTTTTGCCCTGGAAGCCAGTTATGCAGCTTGTCAACCCATTAATGATTATGTGCTGTATGGTATAGGAGATCTGGCTACCGTTCTAACAGGCCAGGGATATGTAGTATGGGACACAGAAGAGATGGCGGAGATGATAGGTTGGCTCCGAGAATATAATCAAAGTGTGACTGAGGAGAAGAAAGTAAAGTTCTATGGTTTAGATTTATCGAACAACGAAATTGGCAGGAAAGAGATCTTGAGCTACCTGCATAAGGTCGCTCCGGAAAGGGTTGCAGCCACAGATTCGCTCTTTCGGGTTCTCGCCAGAGAAGAGGCGAAGTGGCCTATGCAGATCGATGCTGAAACTGAGAAAATACTACTGCATATGCTCCCCCACCTACAGGACTTAATTTATTTTCTTACTGAAAACAAGGATAAGCTTGTTAGCAACTCTACCCCGGCTGCGTTCGATCAAGTCTTGCAGTACACCCGGGTTATGAAGCAATGGTTCATGGCCAATACGCCTGCTATGCTGCCTCCATTTGTAGATAAAAGTATGATACGATCAATATCTATGGCTGAAAACCTAATGTACTTGCTTGATCGGGAAGGATCAGAGGCGAAGTTTGTGGTTTGGGAGCACAATTCACATCTAGCCAGGGATACCTGGAATGTATCCAATTTTCAGGATGCTCGGAATGGATCTAATTTATTGGGTTATCAGCTCCGAAGGAAGTACAGGGATGGGTATTACGCATTCAGTATCGAGTTCAACCAGGGCTCCTTTCAGACCAGGTCATTGCTACCTGATAATATGCTTGGGGATCTAAAGGAGGTCACCGTTCCTCCGGCTCCAGAAGGATCATTGCCGTGGTACCTGTCTAGCACAAATGTTGGTAATTTGATATTGAACCTACGTGCGCCGGTGGACAATCCAGTGGTTGAGCAGTGGCTACATTCTCCCCACAAGGTGTACCTGGCAAGTTGGGCCAACAACGGAGAATCTCAGGAAGACTATATTAAAGAGCTGGAGGTCAAGAGATTTTATGATGGTATTCTATTTATCGATAGAACCACTGCTACCCGTCCCACAGCAAATGCTTTAAAAACTGCTGCCAGGAGGGAAGGACTTTGA
- a CDS encoding SDR family oxidoreductase, giving the protein MFLKGKFALVTGSSRGIGRGIALKLAEKGATIAINYLKEEEAAYDTLAKVKERGAEGIVIQADVSKPEELTAMLNRVHKEFGALDIFVNNALGDLLGFMIPPLQVTLSQWDEAFQVQSRAFLVGVQQAVGQMRSGGRILAISYWPGSHAGGFLPYFAMGANKAALEAMCRYFAVALAPKGITVNALCAGITDDSIVNALPKEAHEAMLSWLKQGWTPMGRPGTPADIGGAVAALCSEEAGWITGQTIVADGGASLMNPEVPLDFQRP; this is encoded by the coding sequence GTGTTCCTAAAGGGAAAATTTGCATTAGTGACCGGAAGTTCTCGCGGAATAGGTAGAGGTATTGCCCTCAAACTGGCAGAAAAAGGAGCCACCATAGCCATTAACTATTTGAAAGAAGAAGAGGCTGCATATGATACCTTGGCTAAAGTTAAGGAACGCGGTGCAGAAGGAATTGTCATTCAGGCTGATGTATCAAAACCTGAAGAACTAACAGCTATGCTCAACCGGGTTCACAAAGAGTTCGGGGCATTAGACATTTTTGTCAACAACGCTCTTGGGGATTTACTTGGATTTATGATCCCACCATTACAGGTCACTTTAAGCCAATGGGATGAAGCATTTCAGGTGCAGTCACGTGCTTTCCTTGTGGGTGTACAACAAGCAGTCGGTCAAATGCGTAGTGGAGGACGCATTTTGGCAATCAGCTACTGGCCAGGCAGCCATGCTGGTGGTTTTTTGCCCTATTTTGCCATGGGTGCAAATAAAGCGGCCCTGGAAGCTATGTGTCGCTACTTTGCTGTAGCCTTGGCTCCAAAAGGTATTACGGTTAATGCCCTTTGCGCCGGGATTACTGATGACAGTATTGTCAACGCCCTTCCAAAGGAAGCCCATGAGGCCATGCTTTCATGGCTGAAACAAGGATGGACACCCATGGGACGACCCGGCACGCCAGCGGATATTGGAGGAGCCGTTGCTGCTTTGTGTAGTGAAGAGGCAGGATGGATTACCGGACAGACTATTGTTGCAGACGGCGGTGCATCTCTAATGAACCCAGAAGTCCCCCTTGATTTCCAGCGCCCTTAG
- a CDS encoding LysR family transcriptional regulator, translating into MTTLEEELGVMLFERNKKNVKLTEAGAFLKEQ; encoded by the coding sequence ATTACAACTTTAGAAGAAGAACTTGGGGTAATGCTTTTTGAGAGAAACAAAAAGAATGTTAAGCTTACAGAAGCAGGCGCTTTTCTCAAAGAACAATGA
- a CDS encoding LysR family substrate-binding domain-containing protein, whose product MGYAGSLAYSFLPELLEKLASTFPELKLELVEPTDSSYEELLFNYTTDLIFSRDAPENTLLEYKCLYSENVSLVVPENHPLNEQNFNGLEDVKEDKFILSGLHHTTFYASLQQIFKEHGFEPNIYIESDFGAMILSLVARGLGISILPNAFHSGPFPGVRFLELPHKVKLYVIWWKGDSSPV is encoded by the coding sequence ATAGGTTATGCTGGTTCTCTAGCCTATAGCTTCTTACCTGAACTTTTAGAAAAGCTAGCATCTACCTTTCCAGAACTGAAACTGGAATTAGTAGAACCCACTGATAGCAGCTATGAAGAGCTGCTATTTAACTACACAACGGACCTTATTTTCAGCAGAGATGCACCAGAAAACACTTTACTAGAATACAAATGCTTATACTCAGAAAATGTCTCCTTAGTAGTTCCTGAAAACCATCCGTTGAATGAACAAAATTTCAATGGGCTAGAGGATGTAAAAGAGGATAAGTTTATTCTGTCTGGATTGCACCATACTACTTTTTATGCCTCTCTGCAGCAGATCTTCAAAGAACATGGGTTTGAGCCTAATATTTATATAGAATCAGATTTTGGAGCAATGATACTAAGCTTAGTAGCCAGAGGATTGGGCATTTCAATTTTACCTAATGCTTTTCATTCTGGTCCCTTTCCTGGTGTTAGATTTCTTGAGCTTCCTCACAAGGTGAAGCTTTATGTGATTTGGTGGAAAGGTGATAGCAGCCCTGTTTAA